In one window of Juglans regia cultivar Chandler chromosome 3, Walnut 2.0, whole genome shotgun sequence DNA:
- the LOC118347917 gene encoding GATA transcription factor 9-like: protein MCRCGLALLDCVNLICFFSFFCRQKKKTEAIKRALRQLERLHFSSPVLLFFFFFFLSLGFLKSICIVAMDFYRNVTVAGDYQPEQVLSPHSKLGGLTTSLDELFSAQNTEVDVSLEWLSVFVEDCLSSTGNCLPVPTGVQATSTTPKPSRPLQKTEQNPASLQTFVVPGKARSKRKRATTLKTKNSLTLRSTWSHHFNPKIHALNVISSDPPLLQQAYWLADSELIVPKNEENINILRDGQQEETREEEEGQDEKGMVRKGSLEGSNEKQPMPRRCTHCLAQRTPQWRAGPLGPKTLCNACGVRYKSGRLLPEYRPAKSPTFVSYLHSNSHKKVMEMRMAFPPSIP from the exons ATGTGCCGATGTGGGCTTGCTCTCCTTGATTGCGTAAATTTGATTTGTTTCTTTAGCTTTTTCTgccgacaaaaaaaaaaaaccgaggCCATAAAGAGGGCACTGAGACAGCTAGAAAGACTACATTTTTCTTCTCctgttcttcttttttttttttttttctttctttctcttggaTTTCTTAAGAGTATTTGCATTGTGGCCATGGATTTCTACCGGAATGTGACAGTTGCCGGTGATTACCAGCCAGAGCAGGTCCTTTCCCCTCACTCCAAGCTTGGTGGCCTCACTACCAGTCTTGACGAACTCTTCTCTGCTCAGAACACG GAAGTGGATGTTAGCTTAGAATGGCTTTCAGTATTTGTGGAAGACTGTCTATCCAGCACTGGAAACTGCCTCCCAGTACCCACCGGTGTTCAAGCCACAAGTACAACCCCAAAGCCCTCAAGACCCTTGCAGAAGACCGAACAGAACCCAGCTTCCCTGCAAACTTTTGTAGTGCCAGGCAAGGCtagaagcaaaagaaaaagggcTACAACTCTCAAAACCAAGAACTCTTTAACTTTGAGAAGCACCTGGTCACATcacttcaacccaaaaattCATGCCCTCAACGTAATCAGCTCGGACCCCCCTTTGCTCCAACAGGCTTACTGGTTGGCTGACAGTGAACTTATTGTTCCCAAAAATGAGGAAAACATCAACATACTAAGAGATGGTCAGCAGGAAGAAACAagggaagaagaggaaggacAGGACGAGAAGGGGATGGTGCGGAAGGGAAGCTTGGAGGGTAGCAATGAAAAGCAGCCAATGCCAAGGAGGTGCACCCATTGCCTAGCACAACGGACCCCACAGTGGAGGGCTGGACCCTTGGGTCCGAAAACACTGTGCAATGCATGTGGGGTAAGGTACAAGTCGGGTAGGTTGCTGCCAGAGTATAGGCCAGCAAAGAGTCCTACTTTTGTGAGCTATTTGCACTCAAACTCTCACAAGAAAGTCATGGAGATGAGAATGGCTTTTCCGCCTTCCATTCCCTAG